One genomic window of Acidobacteriota bacterium includes the following:
- the fusA gene encoding elongation factor G: MAREYPLERYRNFGIIAHIDAGKTTTTERVLYYTGKSHKIGEVHDGAATMDWMEQEQERGITITSAATTTFWERTEDGSTAQSPKFRFNIIDTPGHVDFTIEVERSLAVLDGAVVLLDGNAGVEPQTETVWRQADRYGVPRIVFVNKMDKIGADFYNCVSMIRDRTGATPAPIQLPIGSESSLEGHIDLITMKEWVWEGEDLGASWVLKPIRESMQAEANEWRAKLIELAVEMDDAVMEAFLVDGSEPDVPTLRSLIRKGTLGLKFVPILCGSAFKNKGVQPMLNGVVDYLPSPLDVPAYMGFKPGDETETRNISRSADDNQPFAGLAFKIMNDPYMGTLTFTRIYSGKLSKGDAFLNATKGKKERVGRMVMMHANKQDEITEAFAGDIVALAGLKETTTGDTVCDPAQPVVLETMTFPQPVIEIAVEPKTKADQEKMSVGLQRLAAEDPSFRVETDFESGQTIMKGMGELHLDILIDRLKREFKVEANIGQPQVAYREKLGRAATVDFTHKKQSGGTGQFARIKLEFEPLEPGSGFVFESAIVGGAVPKEYVPGVSKGLEMAKENGLLAGYPVTDFRARLVDGAFHDVDSSVLAFEIAARGAFRELKGKGDPRLMEPIMKVEVVTPEDYMGDVIGDLNSRRGQIQGSEARGIATAITAMVPLVNMFGYVSNLRGMSQGRAQFTMLFDHYDEVPRAEAQKIIQEVSGS, encoded by the coding sequence CAGGAGCAGGAGCGCGGCATCACGATCACGTCGGCTGCGACCACGACGTTCTGGGAACGCACCGAGGACGGCTCCACCGCGCAATCGCCGAAGTTCCGCTTCAACATCATCGACACGCCCGGACACGTTGACTTCACCATCGAAGTCGAGCGCTCGCTCGCCGTGCTCGATGGCGCCGTCGTTCTGCTTGATGGTAACGCAGGTGTCGAGCCGCAGACCGAAACCGTCTGGCGCCAGGCTGACCGCTATGGCGTGCCGCGGATCGTGTTCGTCAACAAGATGGACAAGATCGGCGCCGATTTCTACAACTGCGTCTCGATGATCCGCGACCGCACGGGCGCGACGCCTGCGCCGATCCAGCTGCCGATCGGCTCCGAGAGCAGCCTCGAAGGCCACATCGACCTGATCACCATGAAGGAATGGGTCTGGGAAGGCGAAGACCTCGGCGCGAGCTGGGTTCTGAAGCCGATCCGCGAAAGCATGCAGGCCGAAGCCAACGAATGGCGCGCGAAGCTCATCGAACTCGCTGTCGAGATGGACGATGCGGTCATGGAAGCCTTCCTCGTGGATGGCTCCGAGCCGGACGTGCCGACCCTCCGCAGCCTGATCCGCAAGGGAACGCTTGGCCTCAAGTTCGTCCCGATCCTGTGCGGCTCGGCGTTCAAGAACAAAGGCGTCCAGCCGATGCTGAACGGCGTGGTCGACTACCTGCCGAGCCCGCTCGACGTGCCGGCCTACATGGGCTTCAAGCCCGGCGACGAGACCGAGACGCGCAACATCTCGCGTTCGGCCGATGACAACCAGCCGTTTGCCGGCTTGGCATTCAAGATCATGAACGACCCCTACATGGGCACGCTGACGTTTACCCGGATCTATTCGGGCAAGCTGTCGAAAGGCGATGCGTTCCTGAACGCCACCAAAGGCAAGAAAGAGCGCGTCGGCCGCATGGTCATGATGCACGCCAACAAGCAGGACGAGATCACGGAAGCCTTCGCAGGTGACATCGTGGCGCTCGCCGGCCTGAAGGAAACCACGACCGGTGACACGGTCTGCGATCCGGCCCAGCCGGTCGTGCTCGAAACGATGACCTTCCCGCAGCCGGTGATCGAAATCGCCGTCGAGCCGAAAACCAAGGCTGACCAGGAAAAGATGTCGGTCGGTCTGCAGCGCCTCGCTGCAGAAGACCCGTCCTTCCGTGTCGAGACGGATTTCGAATCCGGCCAGACGATCATGAAGGGCATGGGCGAGCTTCACCTCGACATCCTGATCGACCGCCTGAAGCGCGAGTTCAAGGTCGAGGCCAATATCGGCCAGCCGCAGGTGGCTTACCGTGAGAAGCTCGGCCGCGCCGCAACCGTCGACTTCACACACAAGAAACAGTCGGGCGGTACCGGCCAGTTTGCGCGTATCAAGCTCGAGTTCGAACCGCTGGAGCCCGGCTCGGGCTTCGTGTTCGAAAGCGCGATCGTTGGCGGTGCGGTTCCGAAGGAATACGTCCCTGGCGTGTCCAAGGGCCTCGAAATGGCCAAGGAAAACGGCCTGCTCGCCGGCTATCCGGTGACCGACTTCCGCGCCCGTCTCGTTGACGGCGCCTTCCACGATGTCGACTCCAGCGTGCTGGCATTCGAAATCGCGGCCCGCGGCGCATTCCGCGAGCTGAAAGGCAAGGGTGATCCGCGCCTGATGGAGCCGATCATGAAGGTCGAAGTCGTGACGCCTGAAGACTACATGGGCGACGTGATCGGCGACCTGAACTCCCGCCGCGGCCAGATCCAGGGCTCGGAAGCCCGCGGTATTGCCACGGCCATCACGGCGATGGTGCCGCTGGTCAACATGTTCGGCTACGTGTCCAACCTTCGGGGCATGTCGCAAGGCCGCGCACAGTTCACCATGCTGTTCGATCACTATGACGAAGTCCCGCGCGCCGAAGCGCAGAAAATCATCCAGGAAGTCTCGGGCTCGTAA